A single region of the Gammaproteobacteria bacterium genome encodes:
- a CDS encoding lysophospholipid acyltransferase family protein, with amino-acid sequence MIRYLFFIVILRPLLLIILGVNVRQRHLLPTEGPALLVANHNSHIDTLVIMSLFPQRLLPKLHPVAAADYFLRSKLLAWFSLNIIGIIPIQRKSTTHTIDPLDAVYQAIEENSIIIFYPEGSRGDPEQLIPFKSGIAHIAKQFPHLPIIPIFIHGAGKALPKGEALLVPFCIDVYVEEPLYWQGDKQQFMQMLQEVFTARSKRYEL; translated from the coding sequence GTGATACGCTATTTATTTTTTATCGTGATCTTACGTCCCTTGTTATTGATTATTCTGGGCGTTAATGTGCGCCAACGTCATTTATTACCTACAGAAGGGCCGGCTTTATTGGTCGCAAACCATAACAGCCATATCGACACCCTGGTCATTATGAGTTTATTTCCCCAACGCTTATTACCCAAATTACACCCTGTCGCCGCAGCAGATTATTTTTTACGTTCCAAATTACTCGCCTGGTTTTCATTAAATATTATCGGCATTATCCCTATTCAACGAAAAAGTACGACCCATACCATTGATCCTCTTGACGCTGTTTATCAAGCCATCGAAGAGAATTCCATCATTATTTTTTATCCAGAAGGCAGCCGTGGCGATCCGGAACAACTCATCCCTTTTAAATCAGGCATTGCACATATTGCCAAGCAATTTCCCCACCTTCCTATCATTCCTATTTTTATTCACGGCGCAGGCAAGGCATTACCTAAAGGCGAAGCCTTGCTGGTGCCATTTTGTATTGATGTTTATGTAGAGGAACCTTTGTATTGGCAGGGAGATAAACAGCAATTTATGCAGATGTTGCAAGAAGTTTTTACCGCAAGGAGCAAACGATATGAGTTGTGA
- a CDS encoding phosphatidate cytidylyltransferase: MNRLLVLPSFNVLLAIAGVYALLCIATFISITLLYLKRTDGRIQLGLRIRTFWIIITVIALSFFLAPKIAIWFWAIISFLALKEYLTLIPTRRIDRRVLFWAYLAIPLQYYWVSSGWYEMFVIFIPVYVFLFLPLRMLILGETAGFIKAISTLHWGVMMMVYCMSYVAALYLLPANSTTSGNALGLIFYLLFLNQFNDAAQFLWGKLLGKHKIIPKVSPNKTVEGFIGGVLTTTVLAILLAPWLTPLDIQHAFFLGLIIGIGGFIGDITISALKRDLGIKDTGQLLPGHGGILDRLDSLIYTAPLYFHFIRYFYY, encoded by the coding sequence ATGAATAGGCTATTAGTATTGCCCTCCTTCAATGTCCTTTTAGCGATAGCCGGCGTTTATGCCCTACTTTGCATTGCAACATTCATCAGCATTACCCTGCTCTATCTGAAAAGAACTGACGGTCGTATTCAACTTGGCCTGCGTATCCGCACGTTTTGGATTATCATCACCGTAATCGCCCTGTCATTTTTTCTTGCGCCCAAAATTGCCATATGGTTTTGGGCGATAATCAGTTTTTTAGCTCTCAAAGAATACTTAACCTTGATTCCGACACGGCGTATTGATCGTCGCGTTTTATTCTGGGCTTATTTGGCCATACCTTTGCAATATTACTGGGTCAGCTCCGGCTGGTATGAGATGTTTGTTATATTCATCCCAGTCTATGTCTTTCTTTTTTTACCCCTACGCATGCTAATTCTCGGCGAAACCGCCGGATTTATTAAAGCCATCTCCACACTCCATTGGGGAGTGATGATGATGGTGTATTGCATGAGTTACGTCGCCGCCCTGTATCTATTACCTGCCAACTCCACTACATCCGGTAATGCGCTGGGGTTAATCTTTTACTTATTATTCTTAAACCAATTTAACGACGCTGCTCAATTCTTGTGGGGCAAATTGCTCGGTAAACATAAAATTATCCCTAAGGTTAGTCCGAATAAAACCGTTGAAGGTTTTATCGGTGGCGTACTCACTACCACCGTGTTAGCTATTTTACTTGCGCCATGGCTCACGCCGCTGGATATTCAACACGCCTTTTTTCTCGGCTTAATCATCGGCATCGGTGGTTTTATTGGCGATATTACTATTTCTGCCTTGAAACGCGATTTAGGTATTAAAGACACCGGACAATTGTTACCAGGTCACGGCGGCATTTTAGATCGCTTGGATAGCCTGATCTATACAGCGCCGTTGTATTTTCATTTCATAAGGTATTTTTATTATTAA
- a CDS encoding aminotransferase class V-fold PLP-dependent enzyme codes for MINLNKIRSNYPITQRDIFLNHAATSPVSHAVITRIKTLTDEMQRPLSEHFYNWLGIVEETRRMLADLINAQPTEIAFCQSTSMALNIIAHALPLRPGDKVIVPSNEFPSNIYVWQNLRQRGIEFEFFEVLPGVPVVETLRNINLHRVRLISISAVSFLTGRLYELKSIVDFCHERDIYICYDAIQAIGAIPFDVQHSGVDFVASGGQKWLLGSVGAGFFYVRKALLETLNVPYVGWTSVKYPEDFSLKELDLATDITRFEAGLPNILPIAGLNQSLRDLTAIGLEHIFTRIKENTTYLTTALNEQGINTLAQQDLCSGIVSFNIPPHLDLEYFNKYLLQHNIHITQRNDYIRLSPHFYNTEQDLQQLLAGLKIAYVKKLPTDRESKNIASVSVNQDKRILLIGANGILGKALARELAQQGFGITLVGRDQPQLAELAAGLQSAGSGHISYETVDFTAPEMFANFLARLRAAGIKYHALIHCAGVVHAAPFTALSKDDFNEMFRVNCLAAFQLMQLFINELAAENSWGILNIVSPTGRCGYPLLSAYAATNAALWTLTEAIAREEEKVPVMLFVAPAMHSRMQKRIGRVLLRYFKLSGTFDYAQPLAVAREILKILPKGKPLVISKKNRKMLLLNAICPGLINRRIRKIWKAENKK; via the coding sequence ATGATAAATTTAAATAAGATTCGCTCTAATTATCCCATCACCCAACGAGATATTTTTTTAAATCACGCCGCCACTTCCCCTGTTTCACATGCAGTGATTACCAGAATAAAAACGCTAACCGATGAGATGCAAAGACCGCTTAGTGAACATTTTTATAATTGGTTAGGCATTGTAGAAGAAACACGGCGTATGCTCGCTGATTTGATTAATGCTCAGCCGACAGAAATTGCTTTTTGTCAAAGTACTTCGATGGCATTGAATATAATTGCGCATGCCTTGCCCTTACGACCTGGCGATAAAGTCATCGTGCCGTCAAATGAATTTCCATCGAATATTTATGTATGGCAAAACTTACGCCAGCGGGGCATTGAATTTGAATTTTTTGAGGTGCTTCCGGGCGTGCCGGTGGTAGAGACCTTGCGAAACATAAATCTTCACCGAGTCCGCTTAATCAGTATCAGTGCAGTTAGTTTTCTCACCGGGCGCTTATACGAACTTAAATCCATAGTGGATTTTTGTCACGAACGGGATATTTATATTTGTTATGACGCCATCCAAGCCATTGGCGCCATTCCTTTCGATGTGCAGCACAGCGGAGTTGATTTTGTTGCTAGCGGCGGCCAAAAATGGTTGTTAGGCAGTGTAGGCGCTGGATTTTTCTATGTCAGGAAAGCTCTGCTAGAAACCCTCAACGTTCCTTATGTGGGATGGACGAGCGTTAAATATCCTGAAGATTTTTCTTTGAAAGAATTAGATCTGGCAACGGATATAACGCGCTTTGAAGCGGGACTTCCTAATATCTTGCCTATCGCTGGTTTGAATCAATCTTTGCGTGATTTAACTGCAATAGGGTTGGAGCATATTTTTACGCGGATTAAGGAAAATACCACTTATTTGACGACAGCGTTAAATGAACAGGGCATTAATACCTTGGCGCAGCAGGATCTATGCTCCGGCATTGTCAGCTTTAACATTCCCCCTCATTTAGACCTGGAATATTTTAACAAGTACTTACTGCAACATAATATTCATATTACGCAGCGTAATGATTATATTCGCCTGTCGCCGCATTTCTATAATACTGAACAAGATTTACAACAGTTGTTGGCTGGGTTGAAAATTGCCTATGTAAAAAAACTGCCGACTGATAGAGAGTCTAAAAACATTGCGTCAGTTAGCGTTAACCAAGATAAAAGAATATTATTAATAGGCGCCAACGGTATTTTAGGCAAAGCTTTAGCCCGTGAATTAGCACAACAAGGCTTTGGGATTACGCTAGTCGGTAGAGATCAGCCTCAGTTAGCTGAACTGGCTGCAGGATTGCAATCGGCGGGGAGTGGACACATTTCTTATGAAACAGTCGATTTTACTGCGCCGGAAATGTTTGCGAACTTTCTTGCGCGTTTGCGAGCGGCCGGCATTAAATACCATGCTTTGATTCATTGTGCCGGTGTAGTACATGCCGCGCCATTTACAGCATTGAGTAAAGATGATTTTAATGAAATGTTTAGGGTGAATTGCTTGGCAGCTTTCCAATTGATGCAACTCTTTATCAATGAATTAGCTGCAGAAAATTCATGGGGTATTTTGAATATCGTGTCACCCACCGGTCGCTGCGGTTATCCGCTATTATCTGCTTATGCAGCAACAAACGCGGCTTTGTGGACGTTAACTGAAGCGATTGCTCGCGAGGAAGAGAAGGTGCCAGTCATGCTCTTTGTTGCTCCGGCAATGCATTCACGCATGCAAAAACGAATTGGCCGTGTTTTATTACGTTATTTTAAATTAAGTGGTACTTTTGATTATGCCCAGCCATTGGCGGTAGCCAGGGAAATTTTAAAAATATTGCCTAAGGGAAAACCATTAGTTATCAGCAAAAAAAATCGAAAAATGTTATTACTAAATGCGATTTGCCCTGGCCTGATTAATCGAAGAATTCGTAAGATTTGGAAAGCAGAAAATAAAAAATGA
- a CDS encoding type II toxin-antitoxin system VapC family toxin, whose translation MLVIDCSITMAWLFEDEKNHKTEQILNDVVADTIAIVPPLWLLEVSNTLLVAENRKRVTPAQVSHFWKTLQALSIQFDHHVSYEQGESILNLARVYQLTSYDAAYLNTAIKHHIPLATLDKKLLDSAKACGVQIY comes from the coding sequence ATGCTGGTGATAGATTGTTCAATTACCATGGCTTGGTTATTTGAGGATGAAAAAAACCACAAAACTGAACAAATTCTCAATGATGTTGTGGCAGATACCATTGCAATCGTGCCGCCTCTGTGGTTATTAGAGGTCAGTAATACATTATTGGTGGCTGAAAATCGCAAGCGTGTGACACCAGCACAGGTATCACATTTTTGGAAGACATTACAAGCTTTATCTATTCAATTTGATCATCATGTCAGTTATGAACAAGGCGAATCTATATTGAATTTGGCTAGAGTTTACCAACTCACAAGCTATGATGCGGCCTATTTAAATACAGCCATTAAACATCATATCCCTTTGGCTACTTTAGATAAAAAATTACTTGATAGTGCTAAAGCTTGTGGTGTGCAAATTTATTAG
- a CDS encoding type II toxin-antitoxin system prevent-host-death family antitoxin, protein MKHIGSYEAKTHLAQLLDEVIKGNVITITRRGVPIAILAPYQEKDTDAKLAVAELRNWRKGISWGKGMNTRKAIEEGRR, encoded by the coding sequence ATGAAACACATAGGTTCTTATGAAGCTAAAACACATTTGGCGCAACTTCTTGATGAAGTAATAAAGGGCAATGTTATAACTATAACACGTCGAGGGGTTCCTATAGCTATTTTGGCGCCTTATCAAGAAAAAGACACAGATGCTAAATTAGCTGTGGCTGAATTGCGCAATTGGCGTAAAGGAATTTCTTGGGGAAAAGGCATGAATACTCGAAAGGCTATCGAAGAAGGCAGGCGCTAA
- a CDS encoding alpha/beta hydrolase, whose product MTTIAFNPSLVKPEIAAYLQEQSKLPIPATLTPELVRAGFAANFKKFSPYASFFPVDSVKDYDISEDHSLLVRVYTPTADHQKLPLLVYYHGGGWVGNNVTTHDSICRLLAKRCGCIVVSVDYPLAPEHKFPEIIQQCFAALTWVFEHAEKLSGDVNRIGVAGDSSGANLATIMTLMAKTKLPPIIYQALICPVTDLTTLNTPSYTTYSNFGLSRDKMAWFIQCYLQNAADAADPLASPLLAPDLSGLPPTLVVASEFDVLRDDAERYAVRLQQAGVPTVYHCMKKMIHSGIFWALGLPVIAEEINFISDRMTEGLSLPPKA is encoded by the coding sequence ATGACAACCATCGCCTTTAATCCCAGCCTAGTTAAACCAGAAATTGCTGCTTATCTGCAAGAACAGAGCAAACTCCCAATACCTGCTACACTAACGCCGGAATTGGTCAGGGCAGGCTTTGCCGCTAATTTCAAAAAATTCAGCCCCTATGCCAGCTTTTTTCCCGTTGATAGTGTAAAAGATTATGATATCTCTGAAGACCATTCATTATTGGTACGTGTCTATACGCCTACCGCCGATCACCAAAAACTGCCATTATTAGTGTATTATCACGGGGGCGGCTGGGTCGGCAACAACGTGACCACACACGATAGTATTTGCCGATTGTTAGCAAAACGTTGCGGCTGTATTGTGGTTTCTGTTGATTATCCTTTAGCGCCAGAACACAAATTTCCTGAGATTATTCAGCAATGTTTTGCTGCATTAACTTGGGTGTTTGAACACGCTGAAAAATTAAGCGGTGATGTCAATCGCATCGGGGTTGCCGGCGACAGCTCCGGCGCCAATCTGGCGACCATTATGACTTTAATGGCCAAAACCAAACTTCCTCCGATTATTTATCAGGCCTTAATTTGCCCCGTCACCGACTTAACCACACTGAATACTCCCTCTTATACGACTTATTCCAATTTCGGTTTATCCCGTGACAAAATGGCTTGGTTTATACAATGCTATTTGCAGAATGCTGCAGATGCTGCCGATCCCCTCGCTTCGCCTTTATTGGCTCCTGATTTATCCGGCCTGCCACCTACCTTGGTGGTCGCTTCCGAATTTGATGTTCTGCGTGATGATGCAGAACGTTATGCTGTACGCTTACAGCAGGCGGGTGTGCCCACGGTTTATCACTGCATGAAAAAAATGATACACAGCGGTATATTCTGGGCGCTCGGCTTACCGGTGATCGCCGAAGAAATTAATTTTATCAGCGATAGAATGACCGAAGGCCTGTCACTGCCGCCTAAAGCATAA
- a CDS encoding ABC transporter ATP-binding protein, which yields MSLNINHLSPTVTLTQASLHFGGNLLFQNIQLTLPSNQWTVLLGPSGVGKSSLLRLIAGLNSDAHIASPITTSDGLSLEGRLAYMPQQDLLMPWLSVLDNVLIGAKLRGSKQKKRLTERALFLLNQVGLENVAYKKPSELSGGMRQRVALARTLLEDRSVVLMDEPFSALDVITRLQLQELAAQLLIQRTVLLVTHDPLEALRLGDNVYVMAGRPAILGAALHPAGDKPRALTDPGLLQLQGQLLLELEHAKENTT from the coding sequence ATGTCCCTAAATATAAACCACTTAAGTCCCACAGTAACCCTGACACAAGCCTCCCTGCATTTCGGCGGCAATTTATTATTTCAAAATATACAATTAACCCTTCCCAGCAACCAATGGACAGTATTACTCGGCCCAAGCGGGGTTGGAAAAAGTAGTTTGTTGCGTCTGATTGCCGGCTTAAACTCAGATGCCCATATTGCCTCACCCATAACCACATCCGATGGTCTCAGTCTTGAAGGTAGACTGGCCTATATGCCACAGCAAGATTTACTCATGCCCTGGTTATCTGTACTTGATAATGTATTGATCGGGGCTAAGCTACGCGGTAGCAAACAAAAAAAACGCCTGACCGAACGTGCGCTGTTTTTATTGAATCAGGTAGGCCTGGAAAATGTTGCCTATAAAAAACCCAGCGAATTATCTGGTGGCATGCGGCAACGCGTCGCTTTAGCTCGCACCTTACTGGAAGACCGATCTGTGGTATTGATGGATGAACCTTTTTCCGCTCTGGATGTGATTACCCGCTTGCAACTGCAAGAACTGGCAGCGCAACTACTCATACAACGCACCGTGTTATTGGTGACGCATGATCCACTGGAAGCACTGCGGCTGGGAGATAATGTCTATGTCATGGCCGGCAGACCTGCAATTTTAGGCGCTGCACTGCATCCTGCTGGAGATAAACCCCGCGCCTTAACCGATCCTGGCTTGCTGCAATTGCAAGGACAACTATTGCTGGAACTGGAACATGCCAAGGAGAACACCACATGA
- a CDS encoding ABC transporter permease has translation MTMMLRGAILLCGLLLLWQAVVFAFGLPPYILPAPLKVFSAWIHYSPVILQQTLITLTEAVLGLLFASLLGVCSALCMALFRPVRFWMLPILLISQAIPTFAVAPLLVLWLGYGMSSKIMVTVLVLFFPVTSAFYDGLRRTEPAWLDMATVMGASRMRTLWFIRAPAALPNLASGLRVATAFAPIGAVIGEWVGASRGLGFMMLNANARLQIDVMFGCLFTLVIMSLLLYALVDQLLRLVVPWQKTV, from the coding sequence ATGACCATGATGCTTCGCGGTGCAATATTATTATGCGGCCTCTTATTACTATGGCAAGCGGTGGTCTTTGCATTTGGGTTACCCCCTTATATATTGCCTGCGCCACTTAAGGTATTTAGCGCCTGGATTCACTATAGCCCAGTTATTCTGCAACAAACTTTAATCACCTTGACCGAAGCCGTACTTGGTTTATTGTTTGCGAGTTTACTTGGGGTTTGCAGTGCATTGTGCATGGCTTTATTTCGCCCTGTGCGATTTTGGATGTTACCAATTCTATTAATCAGCCAAGCAATTCCCACCTTTGCCGTAGCTCCTTTATTGGTATTATGGTTAGGCTACGGTATGTCATCTAAAATTATGGTGACGGTACTAGTGCTATTTTTTCCTGTCACCAGCGCTTTTTATGACGGCTTGCGCCGTACTGAGCCGGCCTGGTTGGATATGGCCACTGTCATGGGAGCTTCGCGTATGAGGACACTTTGGTTTATCCGAGCTCCTGCCGCATTACCCAATCTTGCCTCAGGATTACGCGTTGCCACCGCATTCGCCCCCATTGGCGCGGTCATTGGTGAATGGGTTGGCGCTAGTCGGGGCTTAGGTTTCATGATGCTAAACGCCAATGCCCGCTTACAGATTGATGTGATGTTTGGGTGTTTATTTACGCTGGTCATTATGTCTTTGTTATTATATGCGCTGGTCGATCAATTACTACGACTGGTTGTGCCTTGGCAGAAAACGGTATAG
- a CDS encoding ABC transporter substrate-binding protein, whose product MRTFLLFCFALILLFSTAFASTTEKSPQSLTVVLDWFINPDHAALFVADQQGYFKQAGLDVKLIAPANPADPPKLVAAGKADIAVDYQPHLLLEIAQGLPLQQLGALIDHPLSCLAVLIDSPIHQLADLKGKRIAYSSTGIDTAMLQIMLKKSGLNLQDVQLVNVGYGLSQALLSKKVDAAIGLMRNFELTQLAMAGHPARAFFPEDNGFPPYDELVLITRNDRLQDPRFAPFLQALAKGVNYLQAHPEETWQAFAKAHPELNDDLNHKAWIDTLPFFAKQPAGFNVGRCQKLATALNEALQLQIPASACQITLPKN is encoded by the coding sequence ATGCGCACTTTTTTATTATTTTGTTTCGCCTTAATCCTACTTTTTTCCACTGCATTTGCCAGTACCACAGAAAAATCACCTCAATCACTCACAGTAGTTTTAGACTGGTTTATTAATCCCGATCATGCCGCTTTATTTGTTGCCGATCAACAAGGCTATTTCAAACAAGCCGGACTAGACGTTAAACTGATTGCTCCCGCTAATCCTGCCGACCCACCTAAGCTGGTCGCAGCGGGTAAAGCAGACATTGCCGTGGATTATCAGCCACATCTGTTGCTGGAAATAGCACAAGGATTGCCATTACAGCAATTAGGTGCTTTGATTGACCATCCATTGAGTTGTCTTGCGGTGCTTATCGATAGCCCCATTCATCAACTTGCCGATCTGAAAGGTAAACGCATTGCTTATTCCAGCACCGGCATTGACACCGCGATGCTGCAAATCATGCTAAAAAAATCCGGTTTAAATTTACAGGATGTGCAATTGGTGAATGTTGGATACGGTTTGAGCCAGGCATTACTCTCTAAAAAAGTTGATGCAGCCATTGGGTTAATGCGGAATTTTGAGTTGACGCAATTAGCGATGGCGGGACATCCTGCACGGGCTTTTTTCCCCGAGGATAATGGCTTTCCACCTTATGATGAATTAGTGCTTATAACACGTAATGATCGGTTGCAAGATCCACGATTTGCACCCTTCCTGCAAGCATTGGCAAAAGGCGTAAATTATTTGCAGGCACATCCTGAAGAAACCTGGCAAGCATTTGCGAAAGCGCATCCTGAACTCAATGATGATTTAAATCATAAGGCCTGGATTGATACACTGCCGTTTTTTGCTAAACAGCCTGCAGGATTTAACGTAGGGCGCTGCCAGAAATTAGCTACTGCATTAAATGAAGCACTGCAGTTGCAAATTCCAGCGAGTGCTTGTCAGATTACTTTGCCTAAAAATTAG
- a CDS encoding response regulator — protein sequence MLRTHLLNNSNEKTHMDANEILFTLGYVAEDDLEKKTAIVKFKKIVNGFSSAEASNSQSASGIVPIKFNHTSKPVFSKTDKLQVLVVEDDRIAQHFHEKMLLDLDCIVHTVENAEEATAILLHNSYDLILLDILLSDKTGYELAAEIRSKQKIRRPIVAVTVSADEHTVTRCRAVGIDEVFCKPLSPEKIKEIINNISSEGKDKPRNLYTEQELINCYAVALKNAPKPDNMSKTQYFNYLAIQLLEEMGNDSPAQLAIDYVESFLQRYSRRKCAISVQANIA from the coding sequence ATGCTGCGAACCCATTTACTAAACAACTCAAATGAAAAAACACACATGGATGCTAATGAAATACTATTCACGCTTGGTTATGTTGCAGAAGATGATCTGGAAAAAAAAACCGCTATTGTAAAATTCAAAAAAATCGTTAATGGCTTTAGTAGTGCTGAAGCCTCAAACAGCCAATCTGCCTCTGGGATTGTGCCCATAAAATTTAATCATACATCAAAACCAGTATTTTCTAAAACGGATAAGTTGCAAGTTCTTGTTGTGGAAGATGACAGGATAGCACAACATTTTCATGAAAAAATGCTGCTGGACCTGGACTGTATAGTCCACACTGTCGAAAATGCTGAAGAAGCAACGGCTATATTACTACATAACTCTTATGATCTAATTTTATTGGATATTTTACTGTCTGATAAGACAGGTTACGAATTGGCCGCTGAGATACGAAGTAAGCAAAAAATAAGACGACCTATCGTTGCAGTTACTGTCAGCGCAGATGAGCATACAGTAACTCGGTGTCGTGCTGTTGGAATTGATGAAGTTTTTTGCAAACCGCTTAGCCCAGAAAAAATAAAAGAGATTATTAATAATATTAGCAGCGAAGGTAAAGATAAGCCTCGAAATCTTTACACGGAACAGGAGTTGATTAACTGTTATGCGGTGGCACTAAAAAATGCCCCTAAACCAGATAATATGTCTAAGACGCAATATTTCAACTATCTTGCGATTCAATTGTTGGAAGAAATGGGTAATGATTCACCCGCTCAGCTAGCAATTGACTACGTGGAATCTTTTCTTCAACGCTATAGCCGCAGAAAATGTGCGATTTCTGTGCAAGCTAACATTGCCTAA
- a CDS encoding response regulator — translation MTSILVVDDDAITKMAIKTVLETLGYVVETVSNGFEALKTLENKKICLIFLDINMPVMDGHEFVKALRNADGNIKNIPVIGISAYLDNDGIEKAYQSGMNKVFKKPISVNQLKEWALNNC, via the coding sequence ATGACTAGTATTCTTGTTGTTGACGATGATGCCATTACTAAAATGGCCATTAAAACCGTTTTAGAGACCCTGGGTTATGTGGTTGAAACCGTGAGTAATGGTTTTGAAGCACTAAAAACTTTAGAAAATAAGAAAATCTGCTTAATTTTCTTGGACATTAATATGCCAGTTATGGATGGTCATGAGTTTGTAAAAGCACTTAGAAACGCCGACGGAAATATCAAGAATATCCCAGTCATAGGTATTAGTGCATATCTTGATAATGATGGTATAGAGAAAGCATACCAATCAGGAATGAATAAGGTTTTTAAAAAACCTATTAGTGTTAATCAACTAAAAGAATGGGCATTAAATAATTGCTAA
- a CDS encoding methyltransferase domain-containing protein — translation MKDKIDTGFKFKEFCSLDDSPIADYLIKSMDIMLSLASIQQIKKESINLLNLKPGQKVLEAGCGLSNEVELMAGMVGEEGRVIAIDTSHRMLEIAKSRVKSTNIIFQNMPVEAIEYPDNFFSACHADRLLVSHQNYDEIFVEMLRVLKPGGNISITDVDASTLVITPYTSTTKIVIDQILSSFVNPTMGRKLLNIFSLHNLHDIKIRVNLSTIEDFKTLEKIFDFHAILKSCVKEGKLSEQDVNFWYDLMEMASQKKRFLYCITFFTVSGIKSD, via the coding sequence TTGAAAGATAAAATCGACACAGGTTTTAAATTTAAGGAATTTTGTTCGCTGGATGATAGCCCCATTGCAGATTATTTAATAAAATCTATGGATATCATGCTGTCACTTGCGTCAATTCAGCAAATTAAGAAAGAATCTATAAATCTTTTAAACCTGAAACCAGGGCAAAAAGTCCTTGAAGCTGGATGTGGGCTTTCTAATGAAGTAGAGCTTATGGCTGGGATGGTTGGAGAAGAAGGTAGAGTTATTGCAATTGATACTAGCCACAGAATGCTAGAAATAGCAAAGAGTCGGGTGAAATCCACTAATATCATTTTTCAAAATATGCCAGTTGAAGCTATTGAATACCCGGATAATTTTTTCTCTGCTTGTCATGCTGACAGACTTTTGGTGAGCCACCAAAACTACGATGAAATTTTTGTTGAAATGCTCAGAGTTCTTAAACCTGGAGGCAATATTTCAATTACCGACGTAGATGCGAGTACCCTAGTAATTACGCCATACACTAGCACCACCAAAATCGTGATTGACCAAATTTTAAGCAGTTTCGTCAATCCAACGATGGGTAGAAAACTACTTAATATTTTTAGCCTACACAACCTCCATGATATTAAGATAAGAGTCAATTTATCCACTATAGAGGATTTTAAAACCCTAGAAAAGATATTTGATTTTCATGCTATTCTTAAATCCTGTGTAAAAGAAGGAAAACTTTCTGAACAGGACGTAAATTTTTGGTATGACCTAATGGAAATGGCCAGTCAAAAAAAGCGATTCCTTTATTGTATAACCTTCTTTACCGTATCAGGGATAAAATCGGATTAA